One region of Corvus cornix cornix isolate S_Up_H32 chromosome 14, ASM73873v5, whole genome shotgun sequence genomic DNA includes:
- the LLGL1 gene encoding lethal(2) giant larvae protein homolog 1 isoform X2 has product MMKFRFRRQGADPHRDRLRHDLFAFSKTVEHGFPSQPSALAYDPVLRVMAIGTKAGAVKLYGAPGVELTGLHKETATVTQLHFLPGQGWLLSLLDDNTLHLWEVCQKEGCSHLEETRSFGLPGRPGCSPGITRVTVVLPMAAGAMVCLGTEGGAVYFVTLPTLTLLEDKTLFPDEILQSAPDDYRCGKALGPVESIQEHPCDGSRLLIGYSRGLVVLWEQSTRVVQHLFLGNQQLESLAWEQSGKSIVSSHSDGGYMVWAVSGTGQRTQQPVMSTIPYGPFPCKAISKILWRTCESGNPFIIFSGGMPRASYGDRHCVSVLQGQTLATLDFTSRVIDFFTVQSAEVPEGGFENPRALVVLVEEELVAIDLQTPGWPTIPAPYLAPLHSSAITCSCHVSNVPLKLWERIVSVGEQQSPRQSSAAWPIDGGKNLAQEPTQRGLLLTGHEDGTVRFWDASGVSLKPLYKLGTANIFQTDCEHNDSLNQAGDEEWPPFRKVGCFDPYSDDPRLGVQKIALCKYTAKMVVAGTAGQVLVMELSDEKSEHAVSVATVDLLQDREGFTWKGHDRLAPRNGPLHFPPGFQPSVLVQCVPPAAVTAVTLHSEWNLVAFGTSHGFGLFDYYRRNPVLARCTLHPNDSLAMEGPLSRVKSLKKSLRQSFRRIRKSRVSGKKRLNASSPSSKVQEANAQLAEQAGPPEVEMTPVQRRIEPRSADDSLSGVVRCLYFADTFLRDAAHHGPTMWAGTNSGSVFAYALEVPSQEKFSERAVEAVLGKEIQLMHRAPVVAIAVLDGRGNPLPEPYEVSRDLAKAPDMQGSHSMLISSEEQFKVFTLPKVSAKTKFKLTAHEGCRVRKVALVSLASAGSEERLENCLACLTNLGDIHIFTVPSLRPQVHYSCIRKEDISGIASCVFTKHGQGFYLISPSEFERFSLSARNVTEPLCRLEVARLQDTSCLSNSSMVTPKLPQANGTHVPRSSEGQHSPSDSDRSPEEHPGAFSPGPIDSPNSSMENPLDTTGDITVEEVKDFLASSEEAERNLRNTSEDEARPTGILIK; this is encoded by the exons ACGGTGGAGCACGGcttccccagccagcccagcgCCCTGGCCTACGACCCCGTCCTGCGCGTGATGGCCATTGGCACCAAGGCGGGAGCCGTCAAGCT ATATGGCGCGCCAGGCGTGGAGCTGACGGGCCTGCACAAGGAGACGGCCACTGTCACCCAGCTGCACTTCCTTCCCGGCCAG GGCTGGCTCCTTTCACTGCTGGATGACAACACGCTGCACCTGTGGGAGGTGTGCCAGAAGGagggctgctcccacctggaAGAGACCCGCAGCTTCGGCCTCCCGGGACGCCCAGG ctgctcccctggCATCACACGGGTGACAGTGGTCCTGCCGATGGCCGCTGGTGCCATGGTCTGTCTGGGCACTGAGGGCGGTGCCGTGTACTTTGTCACCCTGCCCACCCTGACGCTGCTGGAGGACAAAACCCTCTTCCCAGATGAGATCCTGCAGAG TGCCCCCGATGACTACCGCTGCGGGAAGGCGCTGGGGCCCGTGGAATCCATCCAGGAGCACCCATGCGACGGCAGCCGGCTCCTCATCGGGTACAGCCGGGGGCTGGTGGtcctctgggagcagagcactCGTGTTGTCCAGCACCTCTTCCTGGGGAACCAG cagctggagagcctGGCCTGGGAGCAGAGTGGGAAGAGCATCGTCAGCTCCCACAGCGATGGCGGGTACATGGTGTGGGCAGTGAGTGGCACTGGCCAGAGGACCCAGCAGCCCGTCATGTCCACCATCCCCTACG GTCCATTCCCTTGCAAAGCCATCAGCAAAATCCTCTGGCGAACCTGCGAGTCAGG GAACCCCTTCATCATCTTCAGTGGGGGGATGCCACGGGCCAGCTACGGTGACAGGCACTGTGTCAGCGTGCTGCAGGGCCAGACCCTGGCCACGCTCGACTTCACCTCCCGCGTCATCGACTTCTTCACTGTGCAGAGCGCAGAGGTGCCTGAGGGAG gcttTGAGAACCCCCGAGCCCTtgtggtgctggtggaggaggagctggtggcCATTGACCTCCAGACGCCGGGCTGGCCCACCATCCCTGCCCCGTACCTGGCGCCGCTCCACTCCTCTGCCATCACCTGCTCCTGCCATGTCTCCAACGTGCCTCTCAAGCTCTGGGAGAGGATCGTCAGTGTGGGCGAGCAGCAGAGCCCCCGGCAATCCTCTGCG gcCTGGCCCATTGATGGGGGAAAGAACCTGGCCCAGGAGCCCACACAGAGGGGGCTTCTCCTCACTGG GCATGAGGACGGCACGGTGCGGTTCTGGGACGCCTCGGGGGTCTCCCTGAAGCCCCTCTACAAGCTGGGCACCGCCAACATCTTCCAGACAGACTGTGAGCACAACGACAGCCTCAACCAGGCAGGTGACGAGGAGTGGCCGCCGTTCCGCAAG GTGGGCTGCTTTGATCCCTACAGCGATGACCCGCGCCTGGGTGTGCAGAAGATTGCGCTCTGCAAGTACACGGCCAAGATGGTGGTGGCTGGCACGGCGGGGCAG GTGCTGGTGATGGAGCTGAGCGATGAGAAGTCCGAGCACGCGGTCAGTGTGGCCACCGTGGATCTGCTGCAGGACCGTGAGGGCTTCACCTGGAAGGGCCATGACCGGCTGGCCCCTCGGAATGGGCCCCTCCACTTCCCCCCCGGCTTCCAGCCCAGTGTGCTGGTGCAGTGCGTGCCCCCCGCCGCCGTCACTGCCGTCACCCTCCACTCCGAGTGGAACCTCGTGGCCTTCGGCACCAGCCACGGCTTTGGACTCTTCGACTACTACCGGCGCAACCCCGTGCTGGCCAG GTGTACACTGCACCCCAACGACTCGCTGGCCATGGAGGGGCCCCTGTCCCGCGTGAAGTCCCTCAAGAAGTCCCTGCGTCAGTCCTTCCGCCGCATCCGCAAGAGCCGCGTGTCGGGCAAGAAGAGGCTCAACGCCAGCAGCCCTTCCAGCAAG gtgcaggaggCCAATGCGCAGCTGGCGGAGCAGGCGGGCCCCCCCGAGGTGGAGATGACGCCGGTGCAGCGGCGGATCGAGCCTCGCTCAGCCGATGATTCGCTTTCGGGGGTCGTGCGGTGCCTCTATTTCGCTGACACCTTTCTCCGTGACG CCGCCCACCACGGCCCCACAATGTGGGCAGGGACCAACTCTGGGTCGGTGTTCGCCTACGCCTTGGAGGTGCCATCGCAGGAGAAGTTCTCAGAGCGGGCGGTGGAGGcggtgctggggaaggagatcCAGCTGATGCACCGGGCACCCGTGGTGGCCATTGCGGTGCTGGATGGGCGAGGGAACCCCCTGCCTGAACCCTATGAGGTGTCCCGGGACCTCGCCAAGGCCCCTGACATGCAGGGCAGCCACTCCATGCTCATCTCCTCTGAGGAACAGTTCAAG GTGTTCACGCTGCCCAAAGTGAGTGCCAAGACCAAGTTCAAGCTGACAGCACACGAGGGCTGCCGGGTGCGGAAGGTGGCCTTGGTGAGCCTGGCCAGCGCTGGCTCCGAGGAGCGCCTGGAAAACTGCCTGGCCTGTCTCACCAACCTGGGGGACATCCACATCTTCACCGTGCCCAGCCTGCGGCCCCAGGTCCACTACAGCTGCATCCGTAAGGAGGACATCAGTGGCATTGCCTCCTGTGTCTTCACCAAGCATGGCCAAG GTTTCTACCTAATTTCACCATCCGAGTTCGAACGCTTCTCGCTGAGTGCCAGGAATGTGACAGAGCCACTGTGCCGGCTGGAGGTTGCCCGGCTCCAGGACACCTCCTGCCTCAG CAACAGCTCAATGGTGACGCCGAAGCTGCCGCAGGCGAACGGCACCCACGTCCCACGCAGCTCCGAGGGCCAGCACTCCCCCTCGGACAGTGACC GGTCCCCTGAGGAGCACCCAGGTGCCTTCTCGCCCGGCCCCATCGACTCCCCTAACAGCAGCATGGAGAACCCGCTGGACACCACTGGGGACATCACCGTGGAGGAAGTGAAGGATTTCCTGGC gtCCTCAGAGGAAGCGGAGCGGAACCTGCGGAACACCAGCGAGGACGAGGCCCGGCCCACGGGGATCCTCATCAAGTGA
- the LLGL1 gene encoding lethal(2) giant larvae protein homolog 1 isoform X1, translating to MMKFRFRRQGADPHRDRLRHDLFAFSKTVEHGFPSQPSALAYDPVLRVMAIGTKAGAVKLYGAPGVELTGLHKETATVTQLHFLPGQGWLLSLLDDNTLHLWEVCQKEGCSHLEETRSFGLPGRPGSGSANCSPGITRVTVVLPMAAGAMVCLGTEGGAVYFVTLPTLTLLEDKTLFPDEILQSAPDDYRCGKALGPVESIQEHPCDGSRLLIGYSRGLVVLWEQSTRVVQHLFLGNQQLESLAWEQSGKSIVSSHSDGGYMVWAVSGTGQRTQQPVMSTIPYGPFPCKAISKILWRTCESGNPFIIFSGGMPRASYGDRHCVSVLQGQTLATLDFTSRVIDFFTVQSAEVPEGGFENPRALVVLVEEELVAIDLQTPGWPTIPAPYLAPLHSSAITCSCHVSNVPLKLWERIVSVGEQQSPRQSSAAWPIDGGKNLAQEPTQRGLLLTGHEDGTVRFWDASGVSLKPLYKLGTANIFQTDCEHNDSLNQAGDEEWPPFRKVGCFDPYSDDPRLGVQKIALCKYTAKMVVAGTAGQVLVMELSDEKSEHAVSVATVDLLQDREGFTWKGHDRLAPRNGPLHFPPGFQPSVLVQCVPPAAVTAVTLHSEWNLVAFGTSHGFGLFDYYRRNPVLARCTLHPNDSLAMEGPLSRVKSLKKSLRQSFRRIRKSRVSGKKRLNASSPSSKVQEANAQLAEQAGPPEVEMTPVQRRIEPRSADDSLSGVVRCLYFADTFLRDAAHHGPTMWAGTNSGSVFAYALEVPSQEKFSERAVEAVLGKEIQLMHRAPVVAIAVLDGRGNPLPEPYEVSRDLAKAPDMQGSHSMLISSEEQFKVFTLPKVSAKTKFKLTAHEGCRVRKVALVSLASAGSEERLENCLACLTNLGDIHIFTVPSLRPQVHYSCIRKEDISGIASCVFTKHGQGFYLISPSEFERFSLSARNVTEPLCRLEVARLQDTSCLSNSSMVTPKLPQANGTHVPRSSEGQHSPSDSDRSPEEHPGAFSPGPIDSPNSSMENPLDTTGDITVEEVKDFLASSEEAERNLRNTSEDEARPTGILIK from the exons ACGGTGGAGCACGGcttccccagccagcccagcgCCCTGGCCTACGACCCCGTCCTGCGCGTGATGGCCATTGGCACCAAGGCGGGAGCCGTCAAGCT ATATGGCGCGCCAGGCGTGGAGCTGACGGGCCTGCACAAGGAGACGGCCACTGTCACCCAGCTGCACTTCCTTCCCGGCCAG GGCTGGCTCCTTTCACTGCTGGATGACAACACGCTGCACCTGTGGGAGGTGTGCCAGAAGGagggctgctcccacctggaAGAGACCCGCAGCTTCGGCCTCCCGGGACGCCCAGGGTCCGGCAGTGCTAA ctgctcccctggCATCACACGGGTGACAGTGGTCCTGCCGATGGCCGCTGGTGCCATGGTCTGTCTGGGCACTGAGGGCGGTGCCGTGTACTTTGTCACCCTGCCCACCCTGACGCTGCTGGAGGACAAAACCCTCTTCCCAGATGAGATCCTGCAGAG TGCCCCCGATGACTACCGCTGCGGGAAGGCGCTGGGGCCCGTGGAATCCATCCAGGAGCACCCATGCGACGGCAGCCGGCTCCTCATCGGGTACAGCCGGGGGCTGGTGGtcctctgggagcagagcactCGTGTTGTCCAGCACCTCTTCCTGGGGAACCAG cagctggagagcctGGCCTGGGAGCAGAGTGGGAAGAGCATCGTCAGCTCCCACAGCGATGGCGGGTACATGGTGTGGGCAGTGAGTGGCACTGGCCAGAGGACCCAGCAGCCCGTCATGTCCACCATCCCCTACG GTCCATTCCCTTGCAAAGCCATCAGCAAAATCCTCTGGCGAACCTGCGAGTCAGG GAACCCCTTCATCATCTTCAGTGGGGGGATGCCACGGGCCAGCTACGGTGACAGGCACTGTGTCAGCGTGCTGCAGGGCCAGACCCTGGCCACGCTCGACTTCACCTCCCGCGTCATCGACTTCTTCACTGTGCAGAGCGCAGAGGTGCCTGAGGGAG gcttTGAGAACCCCCGAGCCCTtgtggtgctggtggaggaggagctggtggcCATTGACCTCCAGACGCCGGGCTGGCCCACCATCCCTGCCCCGTACCTGGCGCCGCTCCACTCCTCTGCCATCACCTGCTCCTGCCATGTCTCCAACGTGCCTCTCAAGCTCTGGGAGAGGATCGTCAGTGTGGGCGAGCAGCAGAGCCCCCGGCAATCCTCTGCG gcCTGGCCCATTGATGGGGGAAAGAACCTGGCCCAGGAGCCCACACAGAGGGGGCTTCTCCTCACTGG GCATGAGGACGGCACGGTGCGGTTCTGGGACGCCTCGGGGGTCTCCCTGAAGCCCCTCTACAAGCTGGGCACCGCCAACATCTTCCAGACAGACTGTGAGCACAACGACAGCCTCAACCAGGCAGGTGACGAGGAGTGGCCGCCGTTCCGCAAG GTGGGCTGCTTTGATCCCTACAGCGATGACCCGCGCCTGGGTGTGCAGAAGATTGCGCTCTGCAAGTACACGGCCAAGATGGTGGTGGCTGGCACGGCGGGGCAG GTGCTGGTGATGGAGCTGAGCGATGAGAAGTCCGAGCACGCGGTCAGTGTGGCCACCGTGGATCTGCTGCAGGACCGTGAGGGCTTCACCTGGAAGGGCCATGACCGGCTGGCCCCTCGGAATGGGCCCCTCCACTTCCCCCCCGGCTTCCAGCCCAGTGTGCTGGTGCAGTGCGTGCCCCCCGCCGCCGTCACTGCCGTCACCCTCCACTCCGAGTGGAACCTCGTGGCCTTCGGCACCAGCCACGGCTTTGGACTCTTCGACTACTACCGGCGCAACCCCGTGCTGGCCAG GTGTACACTGCACCCCAACGACTCGCTGGCCATGGAGGGGCCCCTGTCCCGCGTGAAGTCCCTCAAGAAGTCCCTGCGTCAGTCCTTCCGCCGCATCCGCAAGAGCCGCGTGTCGGGCAAGAAGAGGCTCAACGCCAGCAGCCCTTCCAGCAAG gtgcaggaggCCAATGCGCAGCTGGCGGAGCAGGCGGGCCCCCCCGAGGTGGAGATGACGCCGGTGCAGCGGCGGATCGAGCCTCGCTCAGCCGATGATTCGCTTTCGGGGGTCGTGCGGTGCCTCTATTTCGCTGACACCTTTCTCCGTGACG CCGCCCACCACGGCCCCACAATGTGGGCAGGGACCAACTCTGGGTCGGTGTTCGCCTACGCCTTGGAGGTGCCATCGCAGGAGAAGTTCTCAGAGCGGGCGGTGGAGGcggtgctggggaaggagatcCAGCTGATGCACCGGGCACCCGTGGTGGCCATTGCGGTGCTGGATGGGCGAGGGAACCCCCTGCCTGAACCCTATGAGGTGTCCCGGGACCTCGCCAAGGCCCCTGACATGCAGGGCAGCCACTCCATGCTCATCTCCTCTGAGGAACAGTTCAAG GTGTTCACGCTGCCCAAAGTGAGTGCCAAGACCAAGTTCAAGCTGACAGCACACGAGGGCTGCCGGGTGCGGAAGGTGGCCTTGGTGAGCCTGGCCAGCGCTGGCTCCGAGGAGCGCCTGGAAAACTGCCTGGCCTGTCTCACCAACCTGGGGGACATCCACATCTTCACCGTGCCCAGCCTGCGGCCCCAGGTCCACTACAGCTGCATCCGTAAGGAGGACATCAGTGGCATTGCCTCCTGTGTCTTCACCAAGCATGGCCAAG GTTTCTACCTAATTTCACCATCCGAGTTCGAACGCTTCTCGCTGAGTGCCAGGAATGTGACAGAGCCACTGTGCCGGCTGGAGGTTGCCCGGCTCCAGGACACCTCCTGCCTCAG CAACAGCTCAATGGTGACGCCGAAGCTGCCGCAGGCGAACGGCACCCACGTCCCACGCAGCTCCGAGGGCCAGCACTCCCCCTCGGACAGTGACC GGTCCCCTGAGGAGCACCCAGGTGCCTTCTCGCCCGGCCCCATCGACTCCCCTAACAGCAGCATGGAGAACCCGCTGGACACCACTGGGGACATCACCGTGGAGGAAGTGAAGGATTTCCTGGC gtCCTCAGAGGAAGCGGAGCGGAACCTGCGGAACACCAGCGAGGACGAGGCCCGGCCCACGGGGATCCTCATCAAGTGA
- the FLII gene encoding protein flightless-1 homolog — MAATGVLPFVRGVDLSGNDFKGGYFPEHVKAMTSLRWLKLNRTGLCYLPEELAALQKLEHLSVSHNSLTTLHGELSGLPCLRAIVARANSLKNSGVPDDIFQLDDLSVLDLSYNQLTECPRELENAKNMLVLNLGHNSIDTIPNQLFINLTDLLYLDLSDNKLESLPPQMRRLVHLQTLILNNNPLLHAQLRQLPAMTALQTLHLRNTQRTQSNLPTSLEGLVNLADVDLSCNDLSRVPECLYTLGSLRRLNLSSNQITELSLCIDQWTQLETLNLSRNQLTSLPSAICKLTKLKKMYLNSNKLDFDGIPSGIGKLTNLEEFMAANNNLELIPESLCRCSKLRKLVLNKNRLVTLPEAIHFLTDVEVLDVRENPNLVMPPKPADRSSEWYNIDFSLQNQLRLAGASPATVAAAAAGSSTKDPLARKMRLRRRKDSAQDDQAKQVLKGMSDVAQEKNKKIEESGEAKAPDLKTRRWDQGLEKPQLDYSEFFSEDVGQLPGLCVWQIENFVPTLVDEAFHGKFYEADCYIVLKTFLDENGSLNWEIYYWIGQEATLDKKACSAIHAVNLRNYLGAECRSIREEMGDESEEFLQVFDNDISYIEGGTASGFFTVEDTQYVTRLYRVYGKKNVKLEPVALKGTSLDPRFVFLLDHGLDLLVWRGSQATLSSTTKARLFAEKINKNERKGKAEITLLTQGQETPEFWEVLGGQPEEIRPCVPDDFQPHKPKLYKVGLGLGYLELPQINYKLSVEHKKRLKADLMPEMRLLQSLLDTKSVYILDCWSDVFIWIGRKSSRLVRAAALKLSQELCTMLHRPKHAMVTRNLEGTECQVFKSKFKNWDDVLRVDYTRNAETVLQDGGLAGKVRKDAEKKDQMKADLTALFLPRQPPMPLSEAEQLMEEWNEDLDGMEGFVLEGKKFTRLPEEEFGHFHTHDCYVFLCRYWVPVEYEEDEEKKKKGEGKGEEEGEEEEEEKQPEEDSQCIVYFWQGREASNMGWLTFTFSLQKKFESHFRGKLEVVRMTQQQENPKFLSHFKRRFVIHRGKRKDRVSAPQPSLYHIRTNGGALCTRCIQINTDAALLNSEFCFILKVPFESTDNQGIVYTWVGRAADPDEAKLAEDIMNHMFDDSYSKQVINEGEEPENFFWVGIGGQKPYDEDADYMKHSRLFRCSNEKGYFSVSEKCSDFCQDDLADDDIMLLDNGQEVYMWVGTQTSQVEIKLSLKACQVYIQHMRSKDPTHPRKLRLVRKGNEPWPFTRCFHAWSVFRKPPT; from the exons ATGGCGGCCACCGGCGTCCTGCCCTTCGTCCGCGGTGTCGATCTCAGCGGCAACGACTTCAAG ggcGGATACTTCCCGGAGCATGTGAAGGCAATGACGAGCCTGCGCTGGCTGAAGCTGAACCGCACGGGGCTGTGCTACCTGCCCGAGGAGCTTGCTGCCCTCCAGAAGCTG gagcacCTCTCCGTGAGTCACAACAGCCTCACCACGCTCCATGGAGAGCTCTCCGGCCTGCCCTGCCTCCGG GCAATCGTGGCTCGTGCAAACAGCCTGAAGAACTCGGGAGTCCCTGATGACATCTTCCAGCTGGATGACCTCTCAGTGCTG GACCTGAGCTACAACCAGCTCACAGAGTGTCCCCGGGAGCTGGAGAATGCCAAGAACATGCTGGTCCTCAACCTTGGCCACAACAG CATCGACACCATCCCCAACCAGCTCTTCATCAACCTGACGGACTTGCTCTACCTGGACCTGAGTGACAACAAGCTGGAGAGTCTCCCCCCACAGATGAGGCGCCTGGTCCACCTGCAGACCCTCATCCTCAACAACAACCCCCTCCTGCACGCACAGCTCCG GCAGCTGCCGGCGATGACGGCCTTGCAGACCCTCCACCTGCGGAACACCCAGCGCACGCAGAGCAACCTCCCCACCAGCCTCGAGGGCCTGGTGAACCTGGCAG ACGTGGACCTCTCCTGCAACGACCTCAGCCGTGTCCCCGAGTGTCTTtacaccctgggcagcctgcGGCGCCTCAACCTCAGCAGCAACCAGATCACAGAGCTGTCCCTCTGCATTGACCAGTGGACCCAGTTGGAGACCCTCAACCTGTCCCGCAACCAGCTCACCTCCTTACCT tCGGCCATCTGTAAGCTGACCAAGCTGAAGAAGATGTACCTAAACTCCAACAAGCTGGACTTTGACGGGATCCCCTCGGGCATCGGCAAGCTTACCAACCTTGAGGAGTTCATGGCGGCCAACAACAACCTGGAGCTCATCCCCGAGAGTTTGTGCAG GTGCTCCAAGCTGAGGAAGTTGGTGCTGAACAAGAACCGCCTGGTGACGCTGCCAGAAGCCATCCACTTCCTGACGGATGTGGAG GTCCTGGACGTGCGTGAGAACCCCAACCTGGTGATGCCCCCGAAGCCAGCGGATCGGTCCTCGGAGTGGTACAACATCGACTTCTCCCTGCAGAACCAGCTCCGCCTGGCCGGAGCCTCCCCCGCCACCGTCGCAGCCGCTGCTGCAG ggagcagcaccaAGGACCCGCTGGCCCGCAAGATGCGGCTCCGGCGGCGCAAGGACTCTGCCCAGGATGACCAGGCTAAGCAGGTGCTGAAGGGGATGTCGGATGTGGCCCAGGAGAAGAATAAGAAGATAGAG GAGAGTGGGGAGGCAAAGGCGCCAGACCTGAAGACACGACGCTGGGACCAGGGCCTGGAGAAGCCACAGCTGGACTACTCAGAGTTCTTCAGCGAGGATGTGGGGCAGCTGCCTGGCCTCTGTGTCTGGCAGATCGAGAACTTCGTGCCCACACTGGTGGACGAGGCTTTCCATGGGAAGTTCTACGAGGCTGACTGCTACATTGTGCTCAAG ACCTTCCTGGATGAGAACGGTTCCCTCAACTGGGAGATCTACTACTGGATTGGGCAGGAGGCCACGCTGGACAAGAAAGCCTGTTCTGCCATCCACGCCGTCAACCTCCGCAACTACCTGGGGGCCGAGTGCCGCAGCATCCGGGAGGAGATGGGGGATGAAAGTGAAGAGTTCCTCCAG GTCTTCGACAATGATATCTCCTACATCGAGGGTGGCACGGCCAGTGGTTTCTTCACTGTCGAGGACACGCAGTATGTCACCAG GCTGTACCGTGTCTATGGGAAGAAGAACGTCAAGCTGGAGCCAGTGGCACTGAAAGGGACATCCCTGGACCCCCG gtttgttttcctcctggaCCATGGCCTCGACCTCCTGGTGTGGCGTGGGAGCCAGGCCACACTGAGCAGCACCACCAAGGCCAG GCTCTTTGCTGAGAAGATCAACAAGAATGAGCGGAAGGGCAAGGCCGAGATTACGCTGCTCACCCAGGGCCAGGAGACCCCCGAAttctgggaggtgctgggggggcAGCCCGAGGAGATCCGACCCTGTGTCCCCGATGACTTCCAGCCCCACAAGCCCAAGCTGTACAAG GTCGGCCTTGGTCTGGGCTACCTGGAGCTGCCCCAGATCAACTACAAGCTCTCTGTGGAGCACAAGAAGAGGCTGAAGGCTGATCTGATGCCAGAGATGCGCCTG ctgcagagcctgctgGACACCAAGAGCGTGTACATCCTGGACTGCTGGTCCGACGTCTTCATCTGGATCGGGAGGAAGTCATCGCGGCTGGTGCGGGCGGCGGCGCTGAAGCTGAGCCAGGAGCTGTGCACAATGCTGCACCGGCCCAAGCACGCCATGGTGACCAGGAACCTGGAGGGCACCGAGTGCCAG GTATTCAAGTCCAAGTTCAAGAACTGGGACGATGTCCTGCGCGTGGATTACACCCGGAACGCTGAGACAGTGCTGCAGGACGGCGGCCTGGCCGGCAAGGTCCGCAAGGACGCCGAGAAGAAGGACCAGATGAAGGCCGACCTCACGGCACTCTTCCTGCCCCGCCAGCCCCCCATGCCCCTCAGTGAG gcagagcagctgatggAGGAGTGGAATGAGGACCTGGATGGCATGGAGGGCTTCGTGCTGGAGGGCAAGAAATTCACCCGCCTGCCTGAGGAGGAGTTTGGCCACTTCCACACCCACGACTGCTACGTCTTCCTGTGCAG GTACTGGGTGCCAGTGGAGtatgaggaggatgaggagaaaaagaagaagggtGAAGGcaaaggggaggaggagggtgaggaagaagaggaggagaagcagcctgAGGAAGACTCCCAGTGCATCGTCTACTTCTGGCAGGGCCGGGAGGCCTCCAACATGGGCTGGCTCACCTTCACCTTCAGCCTCCAGAAGAAGTTTGAGAGTCACTTCCGTGGCAAACTGGAG GTGGTACGCATgacccagcagcaggagaaccCCAAGTTCCTCTCGCACTTCAAGAGGAGGTTTGTGATCCACCGGGGCAAGCGGAAGGACCGGGTCAGcgctccccagcccagcctgtaCCACATCCGCACCAACGGCGGGGCTCTGTGCACCAG GTGCATCCAGATCAACACGGATGCTGCTCTGCTCAACTCTGAGTTCTGCTTCATCCTCAAG GTGCCCTTTGAGAGCACGGACAACCAGGGCATCGTCTACACCTGGGTGGGCAGGGCAGCCGACCCTGACGAGGCCAAGCTGGCTGAGGACATCATGAACCACATGTTTGATGACTCCTACAGCAAACAG GTCATCAACGAGGGAGAAGAGCCTGAAAACTTCTTCTGGGTGGGCATTGGGGGCCAGAAGCCCTACGATGAAGATGCAGACTATATGAAGCACTCACGGCTCTTCAG ATGCTCCAATGAGAAAGGTTATTTCTCCGTGTCAGAAAAGTGCTCAGATTTCTGCCAGGATGACCTGGCTGATGATGACATCATGCTGCTGGACAATGGGCAGGAG GTCTACATGTGGGTGGGCACCCAGACCAGCCAGGTGGAGATCAAGCTGAGCCTCAAGGCGTGCCAG GTCTACATCCAGCACATGCGCTCCAAGGACCCCACGCATCCCCGCAAGCTCCGGCTGGTGCGGAAAGGCAACGAGCCCTGGCCCTTCACGCGCTGCTTCCACGCCTGGAGTGTGTTCCGCAAGCCACCGACCTAA